The following are encoded in a window of Bradyrhizobium sp. WBOS07 genomic DNA:
- a CDS encoding Crp/Fnr family transcriptional regulator, with amino-acid sequence MEKAHDVMIRNLSEHTALAEEDLKEIRALTFTLRDLESNEDFIRQGDQPEHSVLVVSGMVARYHLLGSGGRQYLAFHLTGDLPDAQGLFIDQMDHGLSALGPATVAFIPHRELFTAFRRRPTFALAVWRETLLDAAIFREAITNNSARPMQARMAHLFCELFYRARAAQLVRGNRCPFPISLAQLGETLGMAIATVNRTLAELRRSGAMDLREGELIVLKWRDLQRLGDFSPIYLHQKRQSPRHG; translated from the coding sequence ATGGAAAAAGCCCACGACGTGATGATCCGGAACCTGTCCGAGCACACCGCGCTCGCAGAGGAGGATCTAAAGGAGATTCGCGCGCTCACCTTCACGCTGCGCGATCTCGAGTCGAACGAGGATTTCATCCGCCAGGGCGACCAACCCGAACATTCGGTGCTGGTCGTCTCGGGCATGGTCGCGCGCTACCATCTGCTCGGCAGCGGCGGGCGACAATATCTCGCCTTCCACCTCACCGGCGACCTGCCGGACGCGCAAGGCCTGTTCATCGACCAGATGGACCACGGATTGAGCGCGCTCGGGCCGGCCACGGTTGCCTTCATCCCGCACCGCGAATTGTTCACCGCGTTCCGGCGGCGGCCGACCTTTGCGCTGGCCGTCTGGCGCGAGACGCTGCTCGATGCCGCGATCTTTCGCGAGGCCATCACCAACAACAGCGCCCGGCCGATGCAGGCGCGCATGGCTCACCTGTTCTGCGAGCTGTTCTACCGCGCCCGCGCCGCGCAGCTCGTCCGCGGCAATCGCTGCCCCTTTCCGATCAGCCTGGCGCAACTCGGCGAGACGCTGGGCATGGCGATCGCGACCGTGAACCGGACGCTGGCCGAGCTCCGGCGCAGCGGCGCCATGGATCTGCGTGAGGGCGAGCTGATCGTGCTGAAATGGCGCGACTTGCAGCGGCTCGGCGATTTCAGCCCGATCTATCTGCACCAGAAGCGGCAGTCGCCGCGGCATGGCTGA
- the lptG gene encoding LPS export ABC transporter permease LptG has product MSMLTNTLGRYFAGRFVVAALGVFASIFLLLVLVDYIEMVRKTSGLASASALMVAETSLFRVPQLLEKLTPFCMLIGAMTCYLALSRRLELVVARAAGISAWQFIAPALGSALLIGVIATVAYNPMSANLREASKRMEAELFGSAPGGGIQDASGFWLNQVTSDGQTIINAARSEQQGVRLTGLTLFRFDPDQHFKERVEAREATLEAGRWLFKGVRRFSLDAPPIDQASLEIPTTLTEAQVRNSFSTPETVSFWQLPSYIRSSESSGFATAGYRLQYQKLLAQPFLLAAMVMLAASVSLRFFRMGGVQKMVLSGVGAGFLLYVLSKVTEDLSKAELMHPIAAAWLPVVVGGLTGFLALLYQEDG; this is encoded by the coding sequence ATGAGCATGCTGACCAACACACTCGGGCGCTATTTCGCCGGCCGCTTCGTGGTCGCGGCGCTCGGCGTGTTCGCGAGCATCTTCCTGCTGCTGGTGCTGGTCGACTACATCGAGATGGTGCGCAAGACCTCTGGCCTTGCCTCCGCCTCGGCGCTCATGGTGGCCGAGACCTCGCTGTTCCGGGTGCCGCAGCTCCTGGAGAAGCTGACGCCGTTCTGCATGCTGATCGGCGCCATGACGTGCTATCTCGCCCTCTCCCGCCGGCTCGAGCTCGTGGTCGCGCGCGCCGCCGGCATCTCCGCATGGCAGTTCATCGCGCCGGCACTCGGCAGTGCGCTCCTGATCGGCGTGATCGCCACCGTCGCCTACAATCCGATGTCGGCGAATCTGCGCGAGGCCTCCAAGCGCATGGAGGCCGAGCTGTTCGGCTCGGCGCCCGGCGGCGGGATCCAGGACGCTTCCGGCTTCTGGCTCAATCAGGTGACCAGCGACGGCCAGACCATCATCAACGCGGCGCGTAGCGAGCAGCAGGGCGTCCGGCTCACGGGGCTGACGCTGTTCCGGTTCGACCCGGACCAGCACTTCAAGGAACGGGTCGAGGCGCGCGAGGCGACGCTCGAGGCCGGCCGCTGGCTGTTCAAGGGGGTCCGCCGCTTCTCGCTGGACGCCCCGCCGATCGACCAGGCCAGCCTGGAGATTCCGACGACGCTGACCGAGGCGCAGGTCCGCAACAGCTTTTCCACCCCCGAGACTGTGTCCTTTTGGCAACTACCGAGCTACATCCGCTCGTCCGAAAGCTCGGGCTTCGCGACAGCCGGATACCGACTCCAGTATCAGAAGCTTCTGGCACAGCCGTTTTTGCTTGCCGCCATGGTGATGCTCGCGGCCTCCGTGTCGTTGCGCTTCTTCCGGATGGGCGGCGTGCAGAAGATGGTTTTGAGTGGCGTGGGCGCAGGCTTTCTGCTCTACGTTCTGTCGAAAGTAACTGAGGATCTGAGCAAGGCTGAGTTGATGCATCCGATCGCTGCGGCGTGGTTGCCCGTTGTAGTGGGCGGCCTCACCGGCTTTTTGGCCTTGCTCTACCAGGAGGACGGTTAG
- the rsmA gene encoding 16S rRNA (adenine(1518)-N(6)/adenine(1519)-N(6))-dimethyltransferase RsmA: MSAIDDLPPLREVIRRHALSARKSLGQNFLLDLNLTARIARAAAPLEESTIVEIGPGPGGLTRALLALGARRVIAIEHDERAIPALQDISARYPGRLEIVHGDAMTFDPRPLLDGERARIVANLPYNIATQLLINWLTSEPWPPWYDMMVLMFQREVAERIVAHEDEEAYGRLGVLANWRCETKILFDIAPSAFVPPPKVTSSVVRLKPRAEPLACDRKLLEQVAAAAFGQRRKMLRQSLKSLQADPARLAQAAGVDATRRAETIPISGFVAMARELADIRSETE, encoded by the coding sequence ATGAGCGCGATCGACGACCTCCCGCCGCTGCGCGAGGTCATTCGCCGGCACGCGCTGTCGGCGCGCAAATCGCTCGGCCAGAACTTTCTGCTCGATCTCAATCTCACCGCGCGCATCGCGCGCGCCGCGGCGCCGCTCGAAGAATCCACCATCGTCGAGATCGGCCCCGGCCCGGGTGGGCTGACGCGCGCACTGCTGGCGCTCGGCGCGCGGCGGGTCATCGCCATCGAGCACGACGAGCGCGCGATCCCGGCCTTGCAGGATATTTCCGCGCGCTATCCCGGCAGGCTCGAGATCGTGCATGGCGACGCCATGACATTCGATCCCCGCCCGTTGCTCGACGGCGAGCGAGCCAGGATCGTCGCCAACCTGCCCTACAACATCGCGACCCAGCTCCTGATCAACTGGCTGACGAGCGAGCCCTGGCCGCCCTGGTACGACATGATGGTGCTGATGTTCCAGCGCGAGGTCGCCGAGCGCATCGTGGCGCACGAGGACGAGGAGGCCTATGGCCGGCTCGGCGTGCTCGCCAACTGGCGCTGCGAGACCAAGATCCTGTTCGACATCGCGCCGTCCGCCTTCGTGCCGCCGCCCAAGGTCACCTCCTCCGTGGTGCGCCTCAAGCCGCGCGCAGAGCCGCTTGCCTGCGATCGCAAGCTGCTCGAACAGGTCGCCGCCGCCGCTTTCGGCCAGCGCCGCAAGATGCTGCGGCAGAGCCTGAAGTCGCTTCAAGCGGATCCGGCGCGGCTCGCGCAGGCCGCCGGCGTCGATGCGACCCGGCGCGCAGAGACCATTCCCATCTCCGGCTTTGTTGCCATGGCGCGCGAATTGGCGGATATACGCAGCGAAACCGAGTAA
- a CDS encoding SurA N-terminal domain-containing protein, translated as MTTPLPVFRLLLAIGAGLILTGLPSPSRAQNIVVMVNGDPITDFDIEQRSKLDQLTTQKTPSRQDVINQLIDDKVKIKEGKKYGVDPSASDINQSFEGMAQRMRITSDQLAKSLESKGLRPETLKSRMRAEMVWGSLVRGRFKEKLLVGERDVAQAVQAQTGDKLQVEGTEYKMQPIVLIVPRGSSPAFMETRKKEAESYRARVGSCEEANSLFRSTPNATIRDTVTKTSAELPEALRKVLDDTPIGHLTAPELTKNGIEMVVLCSRKPTMIDTPKKREVREKMYQEKYEKTQKAYLDELRKAAMIEYRNR; from the coding sequence ATGACGACCCCATTGCCCGTCTTCCGCCTCCTGCTTGCCATCGGTGCCGGGCTGATCCTGACCGGATTGCCCTCGCCGTCGCGCGCGCAGAACATCGTCGTCATGGTCAACGGCGATCCGATCACCGATTTCGACATCGAGCAGCGCTCCAAGCTCGACCAGCTGACGACGCAGAAGACCCCGAGCCGGCAGGACGTCATCAACCAGCTGATCGACGACAAGGTGAAGATCAAGGAGGGCAAGAAGTACGGGGTCGATCCCAGCGCCTCCGACATCAACCAGTCCTTCGAGGGTATGGCGCAGCGCATGCGCATCACGTCGGACCAGCTCGCCAAGTCGCTCGAATCCAAAGGCCTCCGCCCCGAAACGCTGAAGAGCCGCATGAGGGCCGAGATGGTCTGGGGCAGCCTCGTGCGCGGCCGCTTCAAGGAGAAGCTGCTCGTCGGCGAGCGCGACGTCGCGCAGGCCGTGCAGGCCCAGACCGGCGACAAGCTGCAGGTCGAAGGCACCGAGTACAAGATGCAGCCGATCGTGCTGATCGTGCCGCGCGGCTCGTCCCCGGCGTTCATGGAGACCCGGAAGAAGGAAGCCGAGAGCTATCGCGCGCGGGTCGGCAGCTGCGAGGAAGCCAATTCGCTGTTCCGCTCGACGCCGAACGCCACCATTCGCGACACCGTCACCAAGACCAGCGCCGAACTGCCGGAGGCGCTGCGCAAGGTGCTCGACGATACCCCGATCGGCCATCTGACCGCGCCCGAGCTGACCAAGAACGGCATCGAGATGGTGGTGCTGTGCTCGCGCAAGCCGACCATGATCGACACGCCGAAGAAGCGCGAGGTCCGCGAGAAGATGTATCAGGAGAAATACGAGAAGACCCAGAAGGCCTATCTCGACGAGCTCCGCAAGGCGGCGATGATCGAATATCGCAACCGCTGA
- a CDS encoding Crp/Fnr family transcriptional regulator: MTGRPPNDLLRQLAPRDFELLAPHLQPVDLEAGHILHHAGDAVAAVHFPCGPTLVSFAVPVEDDREVESLLVGREGAVGVAAGRNASLAYSRIVVKLGGTLVRLPLRALEQAQQRSAALQEAFSRYADCQFAQLLQNAACNAAHPIEQRAAKWIISTQTRIGRAEIPLTHEQLAGMLGVSRSYASRVIQMFKARRILATRRGAILILDAAALDARACCCNDWVNKHCDEVLGAASADG; the protein is encoded by the coding sequence GTGACCGGTCGGCCCCCGAACGATCTGCTCCGGCAGCTCGCCCCCCGAGATTTCGAGCTTCTTGCACCTCATCTCCAGCCGGTCGACCTCGAGGCGGGCCACATCCTGCATCATGCCGGCGACGCCGTGGCGGCGGTTCATTTCCCCTGTGGTCCCACGCTGGTGTCGTTCGCCGTTCCGGTCGAGGATGACCGCGAGGTCGAAAGCCTGCTGGTGGGACGCGAGGGAGCGGTGGGCGTTGCCGCCGGCCGCAATGCTTCGCTCGCCTATTCCCGCATCGTCGTGAAGCTCGGCGGCACGCTCGTTCGGCTGCCGCTGCGCGCGCTCGAGCAGGCGCAGCAACGGTCGGCCGCGCTGCAAGAGGCGTTCTCGCGCTATGCCGATTGCCAGTTCGCGCAATTGCTGCAGAACGCGGCCTGCAACGCCGCGCATCCGATCGAGCAGCGCGCCGCCAAGTGGATCATCTCCACGCAAACGCGGATCGGCCGGGCCGAGATCCCCCTCACCCATGAGCAGCTCGCCGGCATGCTCGGCGTCTCCCGCAGCTATGCCAGCCGCGTCATCCAGATGTTCAAGGCCCGGCGCATCCTCGCCACCCGGCGCGGCGCCATCCTGATCCTTGACGCCGCGGCGCTCGACGCCAGGGCCTGCTGCTGCAACGATTGGGTGAACAAGCATTGTGACGAGGTGCTCGGCGCGGCATCGGCCGATGGCTAG
- the pdxA gene encoding 4-hydroxythreonine-4-phosphate dehydrogenase PdxA, with the protein MADRAAKPPALPLALTLGEPAGIGPDITIAAWLRRRELNLPAFYLLGDEALIARRAKALAPSLGAGVRTAAVSPGEAASAFTDALPVVATGERATAEPGKPDASSAPAALASIRQAVSDVREGRASAVVTNPIAKSVLYRAGFRHPGHTEFLAELAAESGRVPQPVMMLWSPQLAVVPVTIHLSIRDALAQLTSELIVATVRIVATELKSRFGIARPRIAVSGLNPHAGEDGSLGHEEQTIIAPALKVLRNDGIETRGPLPADTMFHEAARSTYDCAICMYHDQALIPIKTVAFDNAVNVTLGLPFVRTSPDHGTAFDIAGTAKANPASLIAALRLASRMAASASSPS; encoded by the coding sequence ATGGCCGATCGCGCAGCAAAGCCGCCTGCCCTTCCTCTTGCCCTGACCCTGGGAGAGCCGGCCGGCATCGGCCCCGACATCACGATCGCAGCCTGGCTGCGGCGCCGCGAGCTGAACCTGCCCGCCTTCTATCTGCTCGGTGACGAGGCGCTGATCGCGCGCCGCGCCAAGGCGCTCGCCCCGTCGCTGGGGGCCGGCGTCAGGACCGCGGCGGTGAGCCCCGGTGAGGCGGCTTCCGCCTTCACCGATGCCCTGCCCGTGGTCGCCACCGGCGAGCGCGCGACCGCCGAGCCCGGCAAGCCCGACGCATCGAGCGCGCCGGCCGCGCTCGCCTCGATCCGGCAGGCGGTCAGCGATGTGCGCGAGGGCCGCGCCAGCGCCGTCGTCACCAATCCGATCGCCAAGAGCGTGCTCTACCGCGCCGGCTTCCGTCATCCCGGCCACACCGAATTCCTCGCCGAGCTCGCCGCAGAGAGCGGCCGCGTGCCGCAGCCGGTGATGATGCTATGGTCGCCGCAGCTCGCCGTGGTGCCGGTGACCATTCACCTCTCGATCCGCGATGCCCTGGCCCAGCTCACCAGCGAGCTGATCGTCGCGACCGTGCGCATCGTCGCAACCGAGCTGAAATCCCGCTTTGGCATCGCGCGGCCGCGCATCGCGGTCTCCGGCCTCAATCCGCATGCCGGCGAGGACGGCTCGCTCGGGCACGAGGAGCAGACCATCATCGCCCCGGCGCTAAAGGTCCTGCGCAATGACGGCATCGAGACCAGGGGCCCACTGCCCGCCGACACCATGTTCCACGAGGCCGCCCGCAGCACCTATGACTGCGCCATCTGCATGTATCACGACCAGGCGCTGATCCCGATCAAGACGGTCGCGTTCGACAACGCGGTCAATGTCACGCTCGGCCTGCCCTTCGTCCGCACCTCGCCCGATCACGGCACCGCCTTCGACATCGCCGGCACGGCCAAGGCCAATCCGGCGAGTCTGATCGCAGCCTTGAGGCTCGCCAGCCGCATGGCGGCTTCAGCAAGCTCACCAAGCTGA
- a CDS encoding LPS-assembly protein LptD, with translation MSAVQRGLVSRLTRRILVRADGRGLSRLLLAVVTAASLGGLIDVAAVTPASAQYTYNPLPPRPKPPKAPNDNQMLVQATEVDYDYNNSRVSAVGNVQLFYNGTSVEADRVIYDQKTKRLHAEGNIRMTDADGKITYAEIMDLSDDYRDGFVDSLRADTADQTRMAASRADRSSGNYTVFENGVYTACAPCRDDPKKPPLWQVKGARIIHDQQEKMLYFETAQIEFFGVPLAYMPYFSTPDPTVKRKSGFLMPGYFPGTANTGFGAEVPYYWAIAPDMDATFTPRFMTRQGVMLQGEFRQRLIDGAYQIRAYGINQLDPGAFSGQPGDRDFRGAVDTKGQFALNDKWVWGWDGVLMSDYYFFSDYRLYQYRDPLGSFLLLPTEALSQLYLTGVGNRSFFDARTMYWLSYSGNQSQVPIVYPVIDYSNVLNYPVFGGEVSYKTNFVNLSRDQAVFDPITTTANTSSLCTTASADPLARMPSQCLLRGFAGTYTRLTAEAQWRKSFTDPFGQIWTPFASLRADAINSSVSNQPGVSNYLPVGDTQAFRLMPTVGLEYRYPFINIQPWGSTTVEPIAQIIIRPNETYAGRLPNEDAQSLVFDASNLFSVDKFSGYDRVEGGGRANVGVQSTTQFDRGGAVKVLFGQSYQLFGLNSFAVNDAMNTGLNSGLDKPRSDYVASTSYSPNSTYTFSVRSRMDEQTWNVQRFEAEGRANFNRWAVSVIYGNYAAQPELGYLARREGILTTGSLKVATNWVVSGSARWDLEANKINQYVLGAGYVDDCFVLAANYVTSYSYAAGTAPPTLSHAFMFQIGLRTLATSSASSSSAGLQ, from the coding sequence GTGAGTGCCGTCCAACGAGGGCTCGTGTCTCGGTTGACGCGGCGCATCTTGGTGCGCGCGGACGGGCGCGGCTTGTCCAGGCTGCTGCTCGCCGTCGTGACCGCGGCCTCGCTCGGCGGGCTGATCGACGTTGCCGCCGTGACGCCGGCCTCCGCCCAATATACCTACAATCCGCTGCCGCCGCGTCCGAAGCCGCCCAAGGCCCCCAACGACAACCAGATGCTGGTTCAGGCGACCGAGGTCGACTACGACTACAATAACTCGCGCGTCTCCGCGGTCGGCAACGTCCAGCTGTTCTACAACGGCACCAGCGTCGAGGCCGACAGGGTCATCTACGACCAGAAGACCAAGCGGCTGCATGCCGAAGGCAACATCCGCATGACGGATGCCGACGGCAAGATCACCTATGCCGAGATCATGGATCTCTCCGACGATTACCGCGACGGCTTCGTCGATTCGCTGCGCGCGGACACCGCCGACCAGACCCGCATGGCCGCCAGCCGCGCCGACCGCTCCAGCGGCAATTACACGGTGTTCGAGAACGGCGTCTACACGGCCTGCGCGCCGTGTCGGGACGATCCGAAGAAGCCGCCGCTGTGGCAGGTCAAGGGTGCGCGCATCATCCACGACCAGCAGGAGAAGATGCTGTATTTCGAGACGGCACAGATCGAGTTCTTCGGCGTGCCGCTCGCCTATATGCCCTATTTCTCGACGCCCGACCCGACCGTGAAGCGCAAGAGCGGCTTCCTGATGCCGGGCTATTTCCCGGGCACGGCGAACACGGGATTCGGCGCGGAGGTTCCGTATTACTGGGCGATCGCGCCCGACATGGACGCGACTTTCACCCCCCGCTTCATGACGCGGCAGGGCGTGATGCTGCAGGGCGAATTCCGTCAGCGCTTGATCGACGGCGCCTACCAGATCCGCGCTTACGGCATCAACCAGCTCGATCCCGGCGCGTTCTCCGGCCAGCCCGGCGACCGCGACTTCCGCGGCGCCGTCGACACCAAGGGTCAGTTCGCGCTGAACGACAAATGGGTCTGGGGCTGGGACGGCGTCCTGATGTCCGACTATTATTTCTTCTCGGACTACCGCCTCTATCAGTACCGCGATCCGCTCGGCTCGTTCCTGCTGCTGCCGACGGAGGCGCTGTCGCAGCTCTATCTGACCGGCGTCGGCAACCGCAGCTTCTTCGATGCGCGGACGATGTACTGGCTGAGCTATTCGGGCAACCAGAGCCAGGTGCCGATCGTCTATCCGGTGATCGACTATTCCAACGTGCTCAACTATCCGGTCTTCGGCGGCGAGGTCAGCTACAAGACCAATTTCGTCAACCTGTCGCGTGACCAGGCGGTGTTCGATCCGATCACGACGACCGCCAATACCAGCAGCCTGTGCACGACGGCGTCGGCCGATCCGCTCGCCCGCATGCCCTCGCAGTGCCTGCTGCGCGGCTTCGCCGGCACCTACACCCGCCTCACGGCGGAAGCGCAGTGGCGCAAGTCCTTCACCGACCCGTTCGGCCAGATCTGGACGCCGTTCGCGAGCCTGCGCGCCGACGCGATCAACTCCTCGGTCTCCAACCAGCCGGGCGTGTCGAACTATCTTCCGGTCGGCGACACCCAGGCGTTCCGCCTGATGCCGACCGTGGGCCTCGAATACCGCTACCCCTTCATCAACATTCAGCCCTGGGGATCGACCACGGTCGAGCCGATCGCGCAGATCATCATCCGGCCGAACGAGACCTATGCCGGCAGGCTCCCGAACGAGGACGCCCAGAGCCTGGTGTTCGACGCCTCGAACCTGTTCAGCGTCGACAAGTTCTCCGGCTACGACCGCGTCGAGGGCGGCGGCCGCGCCAATGTCGGCGTGCAGTCCACCACGCAGTTCGACCGGGGCGGCGCGGTCAAGGTGCTGTTCGGCCAGTCCTACCAGCTGTTCGGCTTGAACTCCTTCGCGGTCAACGACGCCATGAACACCGGCCTCAATTCCGGCCTGGACAAGCCGCGTTCCGATTACGTCGCAAGCACGAGCTACTCGCCCAACAGCACTTACACGTTCAGCGTCCGCTCCCGCATGGACGAGCAGACCTGGAACGTGCAACGCTTCGAGGCGGAAGGCCGCGCCAACTTCAATCGCTGGGCGGTCAGCGTGATCTACGGCAATTACGCAGCCCAGCCGGAGCTCGGCTATCTCGCCCGCCGTGAGGGCATCCTGACCACGGGCTCGCTGAAGGTGGCGACCAACTGGGTGGTGTCGGGCTCGGCGCGCTGGGATCTCGAGGCCAACAAGATCAACCAATATGTGCTCGGTGCCGGCTATGTCGACGATTGCTTCGTGCTGGCGGCGAACTATGTAACTTCGTATAGTTATGCCGCGGGAACCGCGCCGCCCACGCTGAGCCACGCGTTCATGTTCCAGATCGGTCTGCGCACGCTGGCGACCTCGTCGGCGAGCAGCAGTTCCGCCGGCCTCCAGTGA
- a CDS encoding alcohol dehydrogenase: MALMRRQSLVKFDAPLCETIVDTPKPKGAEVLVRIERCGLCHSDLHIQDGYADLGGGKKLDTTRGMTLPFTLGHEIAGVVDEVGPDVPASLVGARKAVFPWIGCGQCRDCANGDENLCVKQRFLGVSIDGGFATHVLVPDAKYLLDYDPLPVNQAATLMCSGVTAYGALKRLVDRPRQRNLLLIGLGGVGMMGLSFAQAMFKQPITVADLSPAARDTALKNGAAVAYDPSEPDVIKRILKETEGGFDEIVDFAGNEKSMAFAVAVAARGGKIVVSGLMGGQFTLPMVQWVYKRMTIEGFMVGTLAEAHELMALARAGKIKPTPMREEPMGDVQKWIDELRAGKVVGRIVLKN, encoded by the coding sequence ATGGCGCTGATGCGCAGGCAGTCCCTGGTCAAGTTCGACGCGCCCTTGTGCGAGACCATCGTCGACACGCCGAAGCCGAAAGGCGCCGAGGTTCTGGTGCGCATCGAGCGCTGCGGCCTCTGCCATTCCGACCTGCATATCCAGGACGGCTATGCCGATCTCGGCGGCGGCAAGAAGCTCGACACCACGCGCGGCATGACGCTGCCGTTCACCCTCGGCCATGAGATCGCCGGCGTCGTCGACGAGGTCGGCCCGGACGTGCCGGCCAGTCTCGTCGGCGCGAGGAAGGCCGTCTTCCCCTGGATCGGCTGCGGCCAGTGCCGCGATTGCGCCAATGGCGACGAGAATCTCTGCGTGAAGCAGCGCTTCCTCGGCGTCTCCATCGACGGCGGCTTTGCCACCCACGTGCTGGTGCCCGACGCGAAATATCTGCTCGACTACGATCCCCTGCCCGTCAACCAGGCCGCGACCTTGATGTGCTCCGGCGTCACCGCCTATGGCGCGCTCAAGCGCCTGGTCGACCGTCCGCGCCAGCGCAACCTGTTGCTGATCGGCCTCGGCGGCGTCGGCATGATGGGATTGTCGTTTGCGCAAGCCATGTTCAAGCAGCCGATCACGGTCGCCGACCTCTCGCCGGCCGCGCGCGACACCGCGCTGAAGAACGGCGCCGCGGTCGCCTACGACCCGTCCGAGCCCGACGTGATCAAGCGCATCCTGAAGGAGACCGAAGGCGGCTTCGACGAGATCGTCGATTTCGCCGGCAACGAGAAGTCGATGGCCTTTGCGGTCGCGGTCGCCGCGCGCGGCGGCAAGATCGTGGTCTCCGGCCTGATGGGCGGCCAGTTCACGTTGCCGATGGTGCAATGGGTCTACAAGCGCATGACCATCGAGGGCTTCATGGTCGGCACGCTCGCCGAGGCCCATGAGCTGATGGCGCTGGCGCGCGCCGGCAAGATCAAGCCGACGCCGATGCGCGAGGAGCCGATGGGCGACGTCCAGAAATGGATCGACGAGCTTCGTGCCGGCAAGGTCGTCGGCCGCATCGTGCTGAAGAACTGA
- the lptF gene encoding LPS export ABC transporter permease LptF encodes MGSIDRYIFRTTLASFALVLVSLTGVIWITQALRGIDLMTSQGQTILTFLGITSLVVPALVLIISPIALMIAISHTLNKLATDSEIIVMNAAGFSPFRLFYPFFYATCVVALLVAFIAAYLAPDGMRRIKQWDAEITADVLTNILQPGRFAQLDKNLTIRIRERLPGGVLAGIFIDDRRDPNERVSIVAERGEIVKNDTGSFLVLETGNLQRFEAGKRDPALVAFGRYGFDMSKFSNQGRDVTLGIRERYLWELFSPSEDDPVYKQIPGQFRSALHDSLLAPIYPFAFAVLTFAFLGAPRTTRQSRNFSIGSSIIAVFGLRMAGFACSVMAVKSSGPVLVQYAMVFSAIGVGLWMIISGVVVEPPPGLMEAINRSNARIARLFGRPATA; translated from the coding sequence ATGGGGTCGATCGATAGGTATATCTTCCGCACGACGCTGGCGTCGTTTGCGCTGGTCCTGGTCAGCCTCACCGGCGTGATCTGGATTACGCAGGCGTTGCGCGGCATCGACCTGATGACGAGCCAGGGTCAGACCATCCTCACCTTCCTCGGCATCACCAGCCTCGTCGTCCCGGCCCTGGTGCTGATCATCTCGCCGATCGCGCTGATGATCGCGATCTCGCACACGCTGAACAAGCTCGCGACCGATTCCGAGATCATCGTGATGAATGCCGCCGGCTTCTCGCCGTTCCGGCTGTTCTATCCGTTCTTCTACGCCACCTGCGTGGTGGCGCTGCTGGTCGCCTTCATCGCGGCCTATCTCGCCCCCGACGGCATGCGGCGAATCAAGCAGTGGGACGCCGAGATCACCGCCGACGTGCTCACCAACATCCTGCAGCCCGGCCGCTTCGCCCAGCTCGACAAGAACCTCACGATCCGGATTCGCGAACGCCTGCCCGGCGGCGTTCTTGCCGGCATCTTCATCGACGACCGCCGCGATCCGAACGAGCGCGTCTCGATCGTCGCCGAACGCGGCGAGATCGTGAAGAACGACACCGGCTCGTTCCTGGTGCTGGAGACGGGCAATCTGCAGCGCTTCGAGGCGGGCAAGCGCGATCCGGCGCTGGTGGCTTTCGGCCGCTACGGCTTCGACATGTCGAAATTCTCCAACCAGGGCCGCGACGTCACCCTCGGCATCCGCGAGCGCTATCTCTGGGAGCTGTTCTCGCCGTCCGAGGACGACCCCGTCTACAAGCAGATTCCCGGGCAATTCCGCTCGGCCCTGCATGACAGCCTGCTCGCGCCGATCTATCCCTTCGCCTTTGCCGTGCTGACCTTCGCCTTCCTCGGCGCGCCGCGCACCACCCGCCAGAGCCGCAACTTCTCGATCGGCTCGTCGATCATCGCGGTGTTCGGGCTGCGCATGGCGGGCTTTGCGTGCTCGGTGATGGCGGTGAAGTCGTCGGGCCCGGTGCTGGTGCAATACGCGATGGTGTTCAGCGCCATCGGCGTCGGGTTGTGGATGATCATCAGCGGCGTCGTGGTCGAGCCGCCCCCCGGCCTGATGGAGGCCATCAACAGGTCGAACGCGCGCATCGCGCGGCTGTTCGGACGTCCGGCCACCGCATGA